The Chitinophagales bacterium genome has a window encoding:
- a CDS encoding O-antigen ligase family protein produces MSKNISLNYNPEIKTNIAIVCALGMLAGFLLSRALLSASTIAFGINGLIGVHPRHWFRNKWWLLGVAWVGIYVVSGLWSDNIPQWNERVSVKLPVLLLPLSFSLLPAFSEKQLRMFTVGAAILFLGSVGYSIYFLVSDPGYYIEQYRFSKVMPTLASHDYIRYSLSISLFIIWCFFMVPILTNKPAKLFIYISLVILCVYLHVVAVKTGLLVFYLFVLLYAVYIVFKRKPFTGLAILLLIVLFAISAYKYVPTFEQKVDYFRYSWKVFEEGHFDSDYSDIGRLVSYDVTLKILPDHLWAGTGIGDMHDVMREGYNKYYPSVPAFQQLKPHNQFLVVALGCGLPALLLFLVWIFYPLKWVHRDRSGFFLFSTWFVMFVPLMVEPFLELQFGVYLYLFFLLWMAHAMKLQSAEVKNTNK; encoded by the coding sequence GTGAGTAAAAATATATCTCTTAATTATAACCCGGAAATAAAGACGAATATAGCCATTGTCTGTGCATTGGGTATGCTGGCCGGTTTTTTATTGTCAAGGGCATTGCTTTCTGCAAGTACAATTGCATTTGGTATTAACGGACTTATTGGCGTGCACCCCCGTCACTGGTTCAGAAACAAATGGTGGCTATTGGGTGTAGCGTGGGTAGGCATTTATGTAGTTTCCGGCCTGTGGAGCGATAATATACCTCAGTGGAATGAAAGGGTATCTGTGAAATTGCCGGTATTATTATTACCTCTTTCATTTTCACTGTTACCTGCATTTTCTGAAAAACAACTACGCATGTTTACTGTAGGTGCTGCTATCTTGTTTCTTGGAAGCGTAGGGTATAGTATATATTTTCTTGTTTCTGACCCCGGGTATTATATAGAGCAGTATCGATTCTCGAAAGTGATGCCAACGCTTGCATCTCACGATTACATACGTTACAGCCTGTCAATATCGCTATTCATAATATGGTGTTTTTTTATGGTGCCTATTTTGACGAATAAACCGGCGAAGTTATTTATATATATATCATTGGTGATCCTTTGTGTTTACCTGCATGTTGTAGCCGTGAAGACAGGTCTATTGGTATTCTACCTGTTCGTACTGCTGTATGCAGTTTATATAGTGTTCAAACGCAAACCATTCACGGGCCTGGCAATACTGTTACTTATTGTACTATTTGCTATCAGCGCCTATAAGTACGTGCCTACTTTTGAACAAAAAGTAGATTATTTCAGGTACTCGTGGAAGGTATTTGAAGAAGGGCATTTTGATAGTGATTACAGCGACATCGGCCGCCTGGTGTCCTATGATGTGACACTGAAAATATTGCCTGACCACTTATGGGCAGGTACGGGCATAGGCGACATGCACGACGTGATGAGAGAAGGCTATAATAAGTATTATCCTTCGGTGCCGGCTTTTCAGCAACTCAAGCCGCACAACCAGTTTCTCGTTGTGGCTTTAGGTTGTGGTTTGCCAGCACTGTTGTTATTCCTTGTATGGATATTTTATCCTTTGAAGTGGGTACACCGGGACAGGAGTGGTTTTTTCTTATTCAGTACCTGGTTCGTCATGTTCGTACCACTGATGGTTGAGCCCTTCCTTGAATTGCAATTTGGTGTGTACCTTTATCTATTCTTTTTATTGTGGATGGCGCATGCTATGAAGCTCCAATCTGCAGAGGTGAAAAACACAAACAAATAA
- a CDS encoding PhnA domain-containing protein, giving the protein MTLEERLIARSGNKCELCEAEGHMNVYEVPPQTGGYEEHNILICDKCLAQIDKKEELDNKHWNVLTTSMWSEVPGVQVVSWRMLNRLRNEAWAAESLDMMYMDDEQLAWAKTSGDHENDASVDLHKDANGAQLFNGDSVVLTKSLDVKGSTVNARVGTVIKNIHLVSDNTEQIEGRIEGQMIVVLTKYVRRQAPKE; this is encoded by the coding sequence ATGACACTCGAAGAGAGATTAATAGCACGCAGCGGAAATAAATGTGAATTATGCGAGGCCGAAGGCCATATGAATGTATATGAAGTGCCCCCGCAAACGGGAGGTTATGAAGAGCATAATATACTGATATGCGATAAATGCCTGGCACAAATAGATAAGAAAGAAGAGCTGGACAATAAGCATTGGAACGTGCTGACCACCAGCATGTGGAGCGAGGTGCCGGGTGTGCAGGTAGTGAGCTGGCGTATGCTGAACAGGCTGAGAAATGAGGCATGGGCGGCAGAAAGCCTGGACATGATGTATATGGATGATGAACAACTGGCATGGGCCAAAACCAGCGGCGACCATGAGAATGATGCCAGTGTAGACCTGCACAAAGATGCCAACGGAGCACAATTATTTAACGGCGACAGCGTGGTACTGACAAAATCGCTGGACGTAAAAGGCAGTACTGTGAACGCCCGCGTAGGTACAGTAATAAAGAACATCCACCTGGTAAGTGATAATACAGAACAGATAGAAGGACGCATAGAAGGCCAGATGATAGTGGTACTGACCAAATATGTAAGAAGACAGGCTCCTAAGGAATAA
- the meaB gene encoding methylmalonyl Co-A mutase-associated GTPase MeaB — protein MQDKIRQLLSDIQAGDYKALARGITIIENSLPGYEDILLQLTNKSKAKLIGITGPPGAGKSTLVSALLKFWSKQGKKIAVIAVDPSSPFNYGALLGDRIRMNEFYNDPNVFIRSLASRGALGGLHPKIIEISDVVRQAPFDIVLIETVGVGQSEVEIAGLADCSIVTLVPEAGDEVQTLKAGIMEIADIFVINKADRDAADALFASLRIMVHQKATNAGEIPVIKTIATEGTGITQLAESIDNYFDHLNSHSEHKVILLTEKCWQILQAQRMKGLDKTSIKKELASALTRPDFNLYAFTRHILSE, from the coding sequence GTGCAAGACAAGATAAGACAACTTTTATCAGACATACAAGCGGGTGATTATAAAGCACTGGCAAGAGGAATTACTATTATAGAAAATTCATTGCCCGGTTACGAAGATATACTGCTGCAACTTACCAACAAAAGCAAGGCAAAATTAATAGGTATCACCGGGCCTCCCGGAGCCGGGAAAAGCACCCTGGTGAGTGCGTTGCTTAAATTCTGGTCCAAACAAGGAAAAAAGATAGCTGTTATCGCCGTCGACCCCTCCTCTCCCTTCAATTATGGCGCTCTACTTGGCGATCGTATAAGAATGAATGAGTTTTATAACGACCCGAATGTATTTATCAGGTCACTCGCCAGTCGGGGAGCATTAGGAGGACTGCATCCTAAGATCATTGAAATATCAGATGTTGTCAGGCAGGCACCGTTTGACATAGTATTGATAGAAACCGTAGGTGTTGGCCAAAGCGAAGTGGAAATAGCAGGGTTGGCTGATTGCAGTATTGTAACACTGGTGCCCGAAGCCGGAGATGAGGTACAAACACTGAAAGCAGGTATCATGGAGATAGCAGACATATTTGTGATCAATAAAGCCGACAGGGATGCTGCCGATGCACTATTTGCCAGTTTAAGGATAATGGTACATCAAAAAGCAACAAATGCAGGTGAGATACCCGTTATCAAAACGATAGCTACAGAAGGTACGGGCATAACTCAATTGGCTGAGAGCATTGACAACTATTTTGACCACCTCAACAGCCACTCTGAGCATAAAGTGATTCTGCTCACAGAAAAATGCTGGCAAATACTACAGGCACAGAGGATGAAAGGCCTGGATAAAACATCTATAAAAAAGGAATTAGCTTCAGCACTGACCCGACCTGATTTCAATCTATATGCTTTTACCAGGCATATTTTGTCAGAATAA
- a CDS encoding adenine nucleotide alpha hydrolase: MVKTVLNWSSGKDAALAYHLLRQDERYDVTTLLTTVNSEKDRVVMHGVREQLLDMQAERMGIRHKKVHLPPSPSHDVYNEAMTHVLAQLKQENITTAAFGDIFLEDLRRYREDQLATAGFKGIFPVWGMDTRDMVQLVDNVGIEAVIVCVNEAVLGKEFLGRKIDSSLLNDLPAGVDPCGENGEFHTFVYNAPYFKAPIPIQLGEVVHTVYPSPDPDKGEGYGFWFLDLYV; this comes from the coding sequence ATGGTAAAAACCGTTTTGAACTGGAGCTCCGGCAAAGATGCTGCACTGGCTTATCACCTGTTGCGGCAGGACGAGCGTTATGATGTGACAACTTTGCTGACTACTGTTAACAGCGAGAAGGATAGGGTAGTGATGCACGGTGTTCGTGAGCAGTTGCTTGATATGCAGGCAGAACGGATGGGCATCAGGCATAAAAAAGTACACCTGCCGCCTTCACCCTCGCACGATGTGTACAACGAGGCCATGACCCATGTACTGGCACAACTGAAACAGGAAAACATAACCACGGCAGCGTTCGGCGATATTTTCCTGGAAGACCTGAGGAGGTATCGTGAAGACCAGTTAGCGACAGCAGGTTTCAAAGGTATATTCCCTGTTTGGGGGATGGATACTCGAGATATGGTGCAACTGGTTGACAATGTGGGTATTGAAGCGGTTATCGTATGCGTTAATGAGGCAGTTTTAGGCAAAGAGTTTCTTGGAAGAAAGATAGACTCATCTTTGCTGAACGACCTGCCCGCCGGTGTTGACCCTTGTGGGGAGAATGGGGAGTTCCACACTTTTGTGTACAACGCTCCGTATTTCAAAGCTCCCATTCCTATACAGTTGGGCGAAGTGGTGCATACTGTATATCCTTCTCCCGATCCTGATAAGGGCGAGGGGTATGGTTTCTGGTTCCTCGACCTGTATGTGTAG
- a CDS encoding undecaprenyl/decaprenyl-phosphate alpha-N-acetylglucosaminyl 1-phosphate transferase, with protein MIQLPSHLLYLLCFVSALIISIISIPQIIMVATKKRLYDTPDNDRKIHLRVIPNLGGIGIFFGFITTASLFISPEAFAKWNYIIAASLLLFLVGIADDLISLSPSKKFFTQFIAAFIVVCVADIRLKSLHGILGVYGDLPYWWSAIFSIVGVIFITNAYNLIDGIDGLAGSIGVLSTLTLGISLAGFGHPGAACLSFCLLGGIVGFLRYNISPAKIFMGDTGSLLIGFIISLLCIMAVNTFNAESSFAKIVTSPANMLVIGLSVLFVPVFDTFRVFTTRLMKGVSPFKADRTHLHHYLLDMGFTHTDTVVVLIVANILIITVSLLMQDFNPNFAIFSILAISMSLFAILYYMRKAKLAQIANSANNPPKGKTQEFPVNKFNDAANGK; from the coding sequence ATGATTCAACTACCATCGCATCTTCTATATCTGCTTTGTTTTGTCAGCGCGCTGATCATCAGCATTATCTCCATACCTCAGATAATTATGGTGGCGACAAAAAAGAGGTTGTATGACACTCCTGACAATGACAGGAAAATACACCTGCGTGTCATCCCCAACCTTGGTGGCATTGGTATATTCTTTGGTTTTATTACTACTGCCTCTCTCTTCATTTCACCCGAAGCATTTGCCAAATGGAACTACATCATAGCGGCCTCTTTATTGTTGTTCCTGGTAGGTATTGCCGATGACCTGATATCGCTCAGTCCGTCAAAAAAATTCTTTACTCAGTTCATCGCAGCTTTTATCGTCGTTTGTGTAGCAGACATCAGGCTGAAGTCACTACATGGTATACTAGGCGTTTATGGAGACCTGCCCTACTGGTGGAGTGCTATTTTTAGTATCGTAGGCGTGATTTTTATCACAAACGCCTACAACCTGATAGACGGTATTGACGGACTGGCAGGCTCTATAGGTGTACTTTCCACTTTAACCTTAGGCATATCTTTAGCAGGGTTTGGTCACCCGGGCGCAGCATGTCTTTCTTTCTGCCTCTTAGGTGGCATCGTAGGATTTCTTCGCTACAATATCTCCCCTGCCAAAATATTTATGGGAGATACCGGCTCCCTGCTTATTGGTTTTATCATATCCCTGCTATGCATCATGGCAGTAAACACCTTTAACGCAGAAAGCAGCTTTGCTAAAATAGTTACCTCTCCGGCCAATATGCTGGTCATTGGGCTTTCAGTGCTTTTCGTACCTGTTTTTGACACATTCAGGGTATTTACTACCCGCCTTATGAAAGGCGTATCTCCTTTCAAAGCCGACAGGACACATCTGCACCATTACCTGCTGGATATGGGTTTTACGCATACAGATACGGTTGTCGTGCTGATCGTAGCTAATATCCTGATAATTACCGTATCTCTGCTGATGCAGGACTTTAATCCCAACTTTGCGATTTTCAGCATATTAGCCATTTCGATGAGCCTGTTTGCAATATTGTACTATATGCGCAAAGCCAAGCTGGCCCAGATAGCCAATTCGGCCAATAACCCGCCCAAAGGTAAAACACAGGAATTTCCTGTAAACAAATTCAACGATGCAGCTAACGGGAAATAA
- a CDS encoding DUF3467 domain-containing protein, producing the protein MQEGQSQEQQLNIELTEEMSDGVYSNLVIITHSFAEFVFDFVNVMPNVPKAKVKSRVVMTPHHAKRLMRALVENVKRFEAQNGVIQEQEQVNIPFNFGGTTGEA; encoded by the coding sequence ATGCAAGAAGGACAATCGCAAGAACAACAATTGAATATAGAGCTGACAGAAGAGATGTCTGATGGCGTTTATTCTAACCTGGTGATCATTACGCACTCATTTGCCGAATTTGTATTCGACTTTGTAAATGTAATGCCAAACGTGCCTAAAGCCAAGGTAAAATCAAGGGTAGTAATGACCCCGCACCACGCCAAAAGGCTGATGCGCGCGTTGGTGGAGAACGTGAAACGCTTTGAAGCCCAGAATGGTGTGATACAGGAGCAGGAGCAGGTAAACATACCATTCAATTTTGGCGGTACTACAGGAGAAGCATAA
- a CDS encoding type III pantothenate kinase — protein sequence MNLCIDWGNTLVKAGLFENGQLKANYSFPAHDAHMRLTEILEEQKPAYAIIASVSSQSAATEDMLASNVKRFIRMDDRTSTPVMNAYSSDSVGVDRLAMAVGAHSVNPTKNNLVVCLGTCITYNFVQNNRTFRGGAISPGLRMRLRAMHEFTDKLPEVSLGGETLLLGYDTETCMRSGAVFGITSEIDGMVNEFAGKYSDFNAVLTGGDMQYFEGKLKCEIFADPDIILKGLNIILKHNVPQAV from the coding sequence ATGAATCTTTGTATCGACTGGGGTAATACCCTCGTAAAGGCCGGTTTATTTGAGAACGGACAGCTTAAGGCTAATTATAGCTTCCCTGCTCATGACGCGCATATGCGTCTGACAGAAATATTGGAAGAGCAGAAGCCGGCGTATGCCATTATTGCCAGCGTCTCTTCACAATCTGCAGCGACTGAAGATATGTTAGCTTCAAATGTGAAAAGATTCATCAGGATGGATGACCGGACATCAACGCCTGTAATGAATGCCTACTCGTCAGATTCTGTTGGAGTAGACCGTCTTGCCATGGCAGTGGGTGCTCACAGTGTTAACCCAACCAAGAATAACCTGGTTGTTTGTTTAGGCACGTGCATCACATACAATTTTGTTCAGAACAACCGTACTTTCAGAGGAGGGGCTATATCACCGGGCCTACGCATGCGATTAAGAGCTATGCATGAGTTTACAGATAAGTTACCTGAAGTAAGCCTGGGAGGAGAGACGTTGCTGTTGGGCTATGATACTGAAACCTGTATGCGTAGTGGAGCCGTATTTGGGATCACATCTGAAATAGATGGTATGGTGAACGAATTTGCTGGCAAATACAGTGATTTTAACGCGGTGTTAACTGGTGGCGATATGCAATACTTTGAGGGCAAGCTTAAATGTGAGATATTTGCAGACCCTGATATCATTTTGAAGGGACTGAATATAATATTGAAACATAATGTTCCACAAGCTGTATAA
- a CDS encoding LON peptidase substrate-binding domain-containing protein, whose product MTNFIPIFPLNIVVYPTEPLNLHIFEPRYKQLINECIQEKKHFGIPVVMNNGVQEYGTSLEVIELVKEYNDGEMDIKARGVSVFKILHVVKEVPDKMYSGAIVNYPENILEPDDTRISATILTEVKRLYALLNVEEKFPQTDTGVLSYKIAHYTGMELMQEYELLNLLTETQRLEYIRKHLSKMTPMLHSLEQAKTRIKMNGHFRDLSLGDLEL is encoded by the coding sequence ATGACGAATTTTATACCGATTTTCCCCTTAAATATTGTTGTTTATCCTACGGAACCATTAAACCTTCACATATTTGAGCCCAGGTATAAACAACTTATAAATGAATGTATACAGGAAAAGAAACATTTTGGTATACCCGTAGTGATGAATAACGGTGTCCAGGAATATGGAACCTCACTCGAGGTGATAGAACTTGTAAAAGAATACAACGATGGTGAAATGGATATAAAGGCCAGGGGGGTAAGTGTCTTTAAGATATTACATGTCGTAAAGGAAGTGCCGGACAAAATGTATTCAGGCGCAATTGTGAATTACCCGGAAAATATATTGGAGCCTGATGATACAAGGATTTCTGCAACGATACTCACCGAGGTGAAACGGCTATATGCACTATTGAATGTTGAGGAAAAATTCCCGCAAACAGACACAGGCGTGTTGTCCTATAAAATAGCTCATTATACAGGTATGGAACTCATGCAGGAATATGAATTGCTGAACCTGTTAACAGAAACGCAAAGACTGGAATATATACGTAAGCATCTTAGCAAGATGACACCCATGCTGCATAGTCTTGAGCAAGCCAAGACCAGAATAAAAATGAATGGACACTTCAGAGATTTGTCGCTCGGGGACCTTGAGTTATAA
- the guaA gene encoding glutamine-hydrolyzing GMP synthase, with product MNEKILILDFGSQYTQLIARGIREMNIYCEIQPCTKPVEYDEQLKGVILSGSPFSVNDPNAPKPDIKAIADKLPVLAVCYGAQLLAQQSGGAVGKSTHREYGRAHLKDLVDNPLLATISSGSQVWMSHSDTIKELPEGFTVIAKTESIPVAAFTSAEGYAKNPVYAIQFHPEVTHSTDGKQLLKNFAVDICGCSRDWTPAAFIQETVARIKEQVGDGKVVMALSGGVDSTVAATLIHKAIGDNLYCIFVDNGLLRKDEFQQVLDGYAHLGLNTKGIDAKQMFYDKLAGVSDPEGKRKIIGGLFIDVFYEESLKIKDVAYLGQGTIYPDVIESVSVNGPSVTIKSHHNVGGLPEKMHMELVEPLRFLFKDEVRRIGRELGIDDVFLQRHPFPGPGLGIRVLGEVTAEKVRMLQEADAIYIQHMRDFGLYHDIWQAGAILLPVQSVGVMGDERTYEFTVALRAVTSVDGMTADWAHVPYDFLAKVSNDIINRVNGINRVVYDISSKPPATIEWE from the coding sequence ATGAACGAAAAGATACTGATACTCGATTTTGGTTCGCAATACACCCAGCTGATAGCCAGGGGTATCCGCGAAATGAATATTTATTGCGAGATACAACCTTGCACCAAACCGGTTGAGTATGATGAGCAACTGAAAGGGGTAATACTGTCAGGTAGTCCTTTCTCTGTGAATGACCCCAATGCCCCCAAGCCGGATATCAAGGCTATAGCTGATAAGCTACCCGTTCTGGCCGTATGTTACGGTGCTCAGTTGTTAGCTCAGCAATCAGGTGGTGCCGTAGGAAAATCTACACACAGGGAATACGGTCGTGCACATCTTAAAGATCTGGTAGACAACCCATTATTAGCTACTATATCAAGTGGTTCGCAGGTGTGGATGAGTCATAGCGATACGATCAAGGAGCTGCCGGAAGGCTTTACAGTGATAGCTAAAACGGAGAGTATTCCCGTTGCGGCATTTACATCGGCTGAAGGGTATGCTAAGAATCCTGTCTATGCTATACAGTTTCACCCCGAGGTGACACATAGCACTGATGGAAAGCAGTTGCTTAAGAATTTTGCGGTAGACATTTGTGGTTGCAGCCGCGACTGGACGCCTGCAGCGTTCATACAGGAAACAGTAGCCCGAATAAAAGAGCAGGTAGGTGATGGTAAGGTGGTGATGGCACTGAGTGGTGGGGTCGATTCTACTGTTGCTGCTACACTGATACATAAAGCCATTGGCGACAACCTGTATTGCATATTTGTAGATAACGGCCTGTTGCGCAAAGACGAGTTTCAGCAGGTGCTGGACGGTTACGCGCATCTTGGCCTGAATACGAAAGGTATCGACGCCAAACAGATGTTCTACGATAAGCTGGCGGGTGTATCAGATCCTGAAGGAAAAAGGAAAATTATTGGCGGCTTGTTTATCGATGTATTCTATGAGGAGTCGTTGAAAATAAAAGATGTTGCTTACCTGGGGCAGGGTACTATCTATCCTGATGTAATAGAGTCGGTATCTGTAAATGGCCCGTCTGTAACGATCAAGTCGCACCACAATGTGGGCGGACTACCAGAGAAAATGCACATGGAACTGGTTGAGCCACTACGCTTCCTGTTCAAAGATGAGGTAAGGCGCATAGGCCGTGAATTGGGTATCGACGATGTATTCCTGCAACGCCATCCTTTCCCTGGTCCGGGTCTGGGTATCCGTGTGTTAGGCGAGGTGACTGCCGAAAAGGTGCGTATGCTGCAAGAGGCAGATGCCATATACATCCAGCATATGCGCGATTTTGGTTTATACCATGATATCTGGCAGGCAGGCGCGATATTACTACCTGTACAGAGTGTAGGCGTTATGGGTGATGAGCGTACCTACGAGTTTACAGTTGCCCTGCGGGCAGTAACATCTGTAGATGGCATGACCGCTGACTGGGCGCATGTGCCATATGATTTCCTGGCAAAAGTGTCTAACGACATTATCAACAGGGTAAACGGTATCAACAGGGTAGTATACGACATCAGCTCGAAACCACCTGCAACAATAGAATGGGAATAG
- a CDS encoding UDP-N-acetylglucosamine 2-epimerase, with product MLIDFIAGSKIDFYKIAPVIAAVQEQQDAGVDIGYRLIYTGTKVDIEPEDEGFSHYSIPAPNILLDISEPDPAAYAAAALMRYEQVLVSGKPNIVMLFGHSTGVMACSLVAAKTADIKIAHIGSGMRSFNRYSGDEVNRKVIDSVTDYYFPIAQSSGENLRNEGVPDDYIFFVGNPVSDLVNREMADMPQPAIWNALKLQQKRYFLLNLEHSSVTGSQARMKSLLLQVIRLSKGLQIILPVNNDSSKTLKSLGIKAPNLHIIESQGISSLYYLAHHAKAVLTDTEQLQDETTLMQIPCMTLLKSVARPDTYTIGFNEIVGLQPESMTEAFHKLFAGDWKKGRIPYLWDGKVAGRILSVLKKLS from the coding sequence ATGCTGATTGATTTCATCGCAGGTTCTAAGATCGATTTTTACAAAATTGCACCGGTAATTGCAGCCGTTCAGGAGCAACAGGATGCTGGCGTAGACATCGGCTACCGTCTTATATATACCGGAACAAAAGTTGATATTGAGCCCGAAGATGAAGGTTTTTCTCACTACAGCATACCTGCACCCAATATTCTGCTAGACATATCAGAACCAGACCCTGCAGCCTATGCCGCTGCTGCATTGATGCGCTATGAGCAAGTGCTTGTATCGGGGAAACCAAACATCGTAATGTTATTTGGCCATAGCACCGGTGTTATGGCATGTAGCCTGGTAGCTGCCAAAACCGCAGATATAAAAATAGCACACATAGGATCGGGGATGAGGAGCTTCAATCGTTATTCAGGCGATGAGGTAAATCGGAAAGTTATCGATTCTGTTACAGATTACTATTTCCCGATAGCCCAATCGTCCGGGGAGAACCTACGAAATGAAGGGGTACCTGATGACTATATTTTCTTTGTCGGAAACCCCGTTTCTGACCTTGTAAACAGGGAAATGGCGGATATGCCGCAACCCGCTATCTGGAACGCCCTGAAACTTCAGCAAAAAAGATACTTCCTCCTCAACCTGGAACATTCCAGCGTAACAGGCAGCCAGGCGAGAATGAAATCATTGCTACTGCAGGTCATAAGGCTCTCGAAAGGTTTGCAGATAATACTACCCGTAAATAATGACTCGTCAAAAACACTCAAGTCATTGGGAATAAAAGCTCCTAACCTGCATATAATTGAATCGCAAGGAATTAGTTCACTTTATTACTTGGCACATCACGCAAAAGCTGTTCTGACAGATACTGAACAATTACAGGATGAAACGACACTGATGCAAATACCATGTATGACCCTGCTGAAAAGTGTTGCACGACCAGATACTTATACCATTGGTTTCAACGAGATCGTCGGGTTACAGCCTGAATCCATGACTGAGGCTTTTCATAAGTTATTTGCGGGAGATTGGAAAAAAGGACGTATACCCTACTTATGGGACGGCAAAGTGGCCGGCAGAATACTGTCCGTGCTCAAAAAACTGTCATAG